In the Methylophilus sp. 5 genome, one interval contains:
- the hprK gene encoding HPr(Ser) kinase/phosphatase, giving the protein MAQISVADLYKQIRNKLKLKWVAGESGSQKILNSGTVTKPSLALVGHLNFVHPNRVQVLGCAEMDYMAGLSILALQQAVSNLFSTDLAMVVVANGEKVPPTMLEAAQQTQTPLFTTPMISPQLMELLSHYLAVATAETTSMHGVFMEVQGFGVLITGSAAIGKSELALELISRGHRLVADDIVDFYRTSPERIEGRCPELLQDFLEVRGLGILNIRALYGDNAVKPTKPLDMMIQLELADEMKPQDLDRLSANRQTQRVLDVEISKVIIPIAAGRNIAVLVEAAVRNHMLLLRGVNATRQLTQRQKQIMLRESKLR; this is encoded by the coding sequence ATGGCGCAAATCTCAGTCGCTGATTTGTACAAGCAGATTCGCAACAAACTCAAATTGAAATGGGTGGCAGGCGAATCAGGCAGTCAAAAAATACTGAACTCCGGCACGGTGACCAAACCCTCGTTGGCGCTGGTTGGACATTTGAATTTTGTGCACCCGAATCGGGTACAGGTGCTGGGCTGTGCCGAAATGGACTACATGGCAGGCTTAAGCATATTGGCGCTGCAACAGGCCGTGAGTAATTTATTCTCAACCGACCTCGCAATGGTGGTGGTGGCCAACGGTGAAAAAGTACCGCCCACCATGCTGGAGGCCGCCCAGCAAACGCAAACTCCCTTATTTACCACGCCCATGATCAGCCCGCAGCTGATGGAGTTACTTAGCCATTATCTGGCCGTGGCCACCGCAGAAACCACCAGCATGCATGGCGTGTTTATGGAGGTGCAAGGCTTTGGCGTGCTGATTACCGGCAGCGCCGCCATTGGTAAAAGCGAGCTGGCACTGGAGCTTATCTCACGTGGCCACCGGCTGGTGGCAGATGATATTGTCGACTTTTACCGCACCTCGCCCGAGCGCATTGAAGGCCGCTGCCCAGAGCTGTTACAGGACTTTCTGGAAGTGCGCGGCCTGGGCATTTTGAACATTCGCGCACTCTATGGCGATAATGCGGTCAAACCAACCAAGCCACTGGATATGATGATACAGCTGGAGCTGGCCGATGAAATGAAGCCGCAAGACCTGGACCGCCTGAGTGCTAACCGTCAAACTCAGCGCGTGCTGGATGTCGAAATCAGCAAAGTGATTATCCCGATTGCGGCCGGCCGCAACATTGCGGTGCTGGTTGAAGCCGCGGTGCGCAACCATATGTTATTGCTGCGCGGCGTCAATGCCACCAGACAGCTGACACAGCGGCAAAAACAAATCATGCTCAGAGAAAGTAAATTACGATGA
- the alkB gene encoding DNA oxidative demethylase AlkB yields MDLFSAHPTEPVALAIGAYWLPGFALPCMPLLWQCLQQHLLAHPAQHMMTPMGYPMSVATSSMGRWGWVSDAQSYGYSAHNPLTEAPWQAIPPVILQLAAQAAEQAGYARFVPDSCLINSYAPDSKMGLHRDKDEQDFSQPIVSVSLGLPAIFMFGGAKRSDKTAKIPLQHGDVVVWGGASRRFYHGVAAVKPGTHPLTGSRRINLTLRQAK; encoded by the coding sequence ATGGATTTATTCTCAGCCCACCCCACTGAACCTGTAGCACTCGCTATCGGCGCCTATTGGCTGCCCGGGTTTGCCCTGCCCTGTATGCCATTGCTTTGGCAATGCTTACAGCAACATTTATTGGCACATCCGGCCCAACACATGATGACACCGATGGGCTACCCCATGTCGGTGGCTACCAGCAGCATGGGGCGTTGGGGTTGGGTCAGCGATGCGCAAAGCTATGGTTACAGTGCGCACAATCCGCTTACAGAGGCGCCGTGGCAAGCCATTCCGCCAGTGATACTCCAACTGGCGGCACAAGCGGCTGAGCAGGCAGGCTACGCCCGTTTTGTGCCCGACAGCTGCCTGATTAATAGTTACGCGCCAGACAGCAAGATGGGCTTGCATCGGGACAAAGACGAACAGGATTTTTCGCAGCCGATTGTCTCGGTATCACTCGGGCTCCCGGCCATATTTATGTTTGGCGGGGCCAAGCGCAGTGACAAAACCGCAAAAATACCCCTGCAACATGGCGATGTGGTGGTGTGGGGCGGTGCCAGCCGACGCTTTTACCACGGGGTGGCCGCCGTCAAGCCAGGGACGCACCCACTGACGGGTAGCAGACGGATTAACCTCACATTAAGGCAGGCAAAATAA
- the hpf gene encoding ribosome hibernation-promoting factor, HPF/YfiA family, whose product MNLQLTGHHLEITPALREYVLSKFSRISNHFDHVIDVKVTMSVEKLAQKVEATLHVPGNDLHATCSDENMYSAIDMLTDKLDRQVLKHKEKHGDHHKSGGAVKHQLSS is encoded by the coding sequence ATGAATTTACAACTTACAGGACATCATTTAGAAATCACACCGGCATTGCGCGAGTACGTGTTATCCAAGTTCTCCCGCATCAGCAATCACTTTGATCATGTGATTGATGTCAAAGTCACCATGTCTGTTGAAAAGCTTGCCCAAAAGGTTGAAGCAACACTGCATGTGCCAGGCAACGATTTACACGCGACCTGCAGCGATGAAAATATGTACAGTGCTATCGACATGCTAACTGACAAACTTGACCGTCAGGTATTGAAACACAAGGAAAAACACGGTGACCACCATAAATCCGGTGGCGCAGTCAAACACCAGTTAAGTTCCTAA
- a CDS encoding HAD family phosphatase — protein sequence MIKAAIFDMDGLLIDSERIIMQGCIQAAATIGITYTQAEYVELVGRIWSDSTRLMTQQLGSEANFQHVMQGLNDFLAARDHAFPLKDGAHALLQYYQSQGIVCSVASSSPLPHITHRLNHTGMLDYFSHVTSGQEVQRGKPHPDIYLLALDKLGLHADECIAFEDSELGAQAAIAAGLRVVVVPDLRQPSEQVRANAHQVVESLQHWLEHHDSLVGCALARAE from the coding sequence GTGATTAAAGCGGCTATTTTTGACATGGACGGTCTGTTGATCGACTCCGAGCGCATTATTATGCAAGGCTGTATACAGGCTGCGGCCACCATCGGCATCACGTACACACAAGCTGAATATGTCGAGCTGGTTGGGCGCATATGGTCTGATTCGACCCGCCTGATGACGCAGCAGTTAGGCAGTGAGGCTAATTTTCAGCATGTCATGCAGGGGCTAAACGATTTTCTGGCAGCACGCGACCATGCTTTTCCACTCAAAGACGGCGCCCATGCCTTGTTGCAGTATTACCAGTCGCAAGGCATCGTATGCAGCGTGGCATCGTCTTCGCCCTTGCCGCATATCACACATCGCTTAAACCATACTGGTATGCTGGATTATTTTAGCCATGTCACCAGCGGGCAAGAGGTGCAGCGCGGTAAACCTCACCCGGATATTTATCTGCTGGCGCTAGACAAATTGGGCTTGCACGCTGATGAGTGTATTGCGTTTGAAGACAGTGAGCTGGGTGCTCAAGCAGCCATTGCGGCAGGTTTGCGCGTGGTGGTGGTGCCCGACCTGCGGCAGCCCAGCGAGCAGGTACGTGCAAACGCGCATCAGGTGGTTGAGAGCTTGCAGCACTGGCTTGAGCACCATGATAGCCTGGTCGGCTGTGCCTTAGCGCGGGCTGAGTAG
- a CDS encoding transglutaminase family protein: MRYQVEHQTLYSYDLAVIQSQQLLHMMPRQTDFQQCVSYTLACEPQPAEQSRRSDFFGNHNDYFTILTPHQSLAVLSRFQVDIQPRPTMADLTQSPAWEEAQAMLQLQATLHLTAAPFIYATAKVMCSEALASFARSCFTPQRSLLEAAMALTQHIYAEFEFDPQATDISTPLDEVLKGRRGVCQDFAHLMIGALRSLGLACRYVSGYILTHPPAGQPRLVGADASHAWVSVYCPVYGWVDFDPTNNCLVQQDHITVAWGRDFSDVSPMRGVVLGGGQQQLTVNVTVTPLAYAPA, translated from the coding sequence ATGCGCTATCAAGTCGAACATCAAACGCTTTATAGTTACGATCTTGCTGTGATTCAGTCGCAGCAACTGCTGCATATGATGCCGCGCCAGACTGACTTTCAGCAGTGCGTTTCTTATACGCTGGCCTGTGAGCCTCAGCCCGCCGAGCAGTCACGGCGCTCAGACTTTTTTGGCAACCATAATGACTACTTCACCATTTTGACGCCACACCAGTCATTGGCCGTGCTGTCGCGTTTTCAGGTGGATATTCAGCCGCGCCCAACTATGGCAGACTTGACGCAAAGCCCGGCCTGGGAAGAGGCACAAGCCATGTTGCAGTTGCAGGCCACGCTACACCTCACCGCCGCCCCCTTTATTTATGCCACCGCCAAAGTCATGTGCAGCGAGGCATTAGCCAGTTTTGCGCGCAGCTGTTTTACGCCACAGCGCTCGTTGCTTGAAGCTGCCATGGCACTCACTCAGCATATCTACGCCGAGTTTGAGTTTGACCCGCAAGCGACAGATATTTCCACGCCATTAGATGAAGTACTCAAAGGCCGCCGTGGCGTCTGCCAGGATTTTGCCCACCTGATGATAGGCGCCCTGCGTTCACTTGGGTTGGCATGCCGCTATGTCAGCGGCTATATTCTGACCCATCCACCTGCTGGCCAGCCTCGGCTGGTGGGTGCCGATGCTTCGCATGCCTGGGTCTCTGTCTATTGCCCGGTGTACGGTTGGGTCGATTTTGACCCCACCAATAACTGCCTGGTACAGCAGGACCATATTACCGTGGCCTGGGGGCGTGACTTTAGCGATGTTTCACCCATGCGCGGGGTGGTGCTTGGTGGTGGCCAGCAGCAGCTCACGGTCAACGTCACTGTGACACCGCTGGCGTATGCGCCAGCCTAA
- the rapZ gene encoding RNase adapter RapZ → MQLVIVTGLSGSGKTIALRVFEDSSYYCIDNLPATLLPHIQNHVADRDAAKVAVSIDSRSIAIESLPDIVQALKTQGIAVHLLFLDASLETLVKRFSETRRKHPLSTPDQALSESINHERELLSGLNNLGHHVDTSNLSANALRHHTRDWMLQIEQSYQEARPHSLVLSFISFGFKHGIPLDADFVFDVRSLPNPHYDPVLRPYNGKQAPIQQFLQNEPQVLEMQRDIQHYIEKWLPSFYHDHRSYVTIGIGCTGGQHRSVYLVEQLGAYFKQQHQVMIRHRELQDAHAVATP, encoded by the coding sequence ATGCAACTGGTGATTGTCACGGGGCTATCCGGCTCTGGTAAAACCATCGCTTTGCGTGTGTTTGAAGACAGCAGTTACTACTGCATTGATAACCTGCCAGCCACCTTGCTACCGCATATTCAAAACCATGTCGCCGACCGTGATGCGGCGAAAGTGGCTGTGAGCATAGACAGCCGCAGCATTGCCATTGAGTCTCTGCCGGATATCGTGCAAGCGCTCAAAACACAAGGCATTGCCGTGCATCTGCTGTTTTTAGATGCTAGCCTGGAAACGCTGGTCAAACGCTTCTCCGAAACACGGCGCAAACACCCGTTAAGCACGCCAGACCAGGCACTCTCCGAGAGCATTAATCATGAGCGCGAGCTACTGTCAGGCCTCAATAATTTGGGTCACCATGTAGACACCAGCAACTTGTCAGCCAATGCCTTGCGCCACCACACGCGTGACTGGATGTTGCAGATTGAGCAAAGTTACCAGGAGGCGCGTCCGCACTCACTGGTGTTGTCGTTTATTTCGTTTGGGTTCAAACATGGCATTCCGCTTGATGCCGACTTTGTGTTTGATGTACGTAGCCTGCCTAACCCGCATTACGACCCGGTTTTGCGTCCTTACAATGGCAAACAAGCCCCTATACAACAATTTCTGCAAAACGAACCACAAGTGCTTGAAATGCAGCGTGACATTCAGCACTATATAGAAAAATGGCTACCAAGCTTTTATCACGACCATCGCAGCTATGTCACCATCGGCATTGGCTGCACCGGGGGGCAACACCGTTCCGTCTATCTGGTGGAACAACTGGGGGCATACTTCAAGCAACAGCATCAAGTCATGATACGTCATCGTGAGTTACAAGATGCCCATGCCGTGGCGACCCCTTAA
- a CDS encoding M3 family metallopeptidase — MSTNPLLVFNGLPKFNDIRPEHVSPAIDSLLAEGRSLIEQLATASETPDWQHFVQPIENYSEKLSRSWGPVGHMNAVVNTPELREAYNDNLAKLTDFYSDLSQDERLYNKYKAIQASAGYATLSRAQQKIIDNEVRGFKLGGAELPAAEKVRFKEIAEQLSKLGSKFEENILDNTNDFKHLVADAAELDGLPEDALQAAAEAAKAEDKTGYLFTLHYPSYMPVMQYCGNRSLRETLYRAYVTRASEFSKPEWDNTHLIADLLKLKREEAQLLGFNNYAELSLATKMADTPTQVIEFLDTLAKRAKPYAEKDMAELKAYAEKLGFSDMQSWDVAFISEKLREEKYAFSDQEVKQYFPEDKVLAGLFKVVETIFGVQVRKTDAPLWHKDASFYEISDQQRQPIAYFYLDLYARHGKRGGAWMDECITRRKTANGIELPVAYLTCNFSAPVGDKPALFTHDEVITLFHEFGHGLHHMLTQVEEYSVSGIKGVEWDAVELPSQFMENFCWECDVLRHMTAHVDSGEQLPRALFDKMVAAKNFQAGMQTVRQIEFSLFDMRLHSTFDPAAKQTALDVLEQVRNEVAVLRPPAWNRFPNSFSHIFAGGYAAGYYSYKWAEVLSADAYSLFEELGVLSEVAGSRFKSEVLAQGGARPAMESFVAFRGREPSLDALLRHNGMAS; from the coding sequence GTGAGCACCAATCCATTACTCGTTTTTAACGGCCTGCCAAAATTTAATGACATTCGCCCCGAGCATGTGTCACCCGCCATTGACAGCCTGCTGGCTGAAGGCCGCAGCCTGATTGAGCAATTGGCCACGGCCTCTGAGACGCCTGACTGGCAACACTTTGTGCAACCGATTGAAAATTACTCAGAAAAGCTGTCACGTAGCTGGGGGCCGGTCGGCCATATGAACGCGGTGGTCAACACGCCGGAACTGCGTGAGGCCTATAACGATAACCTGGCCAAACTGACTGACTTTTACAGCGATTTGTCACAAGATGAACGCCTGTACAACAAATACAAGGCGATTCAAGCCAGCGCAGGCTATGCCACACTCAGCCGCGCGCAACAAAAAATCATAGACAACGAAGTACGCGGCTTTAAACTGGGCGGCGCTGAACTGCCAGCCGCCGAAAAAGTCCGCTTTAAAGAAATTGCCGAGCAATTATCTAAACTGGGCAGCAAGTTTGAAGAAAATATTCTGGACAACACCAACGACTTCAAGCACCTGGTAGCCGATGCTGCCGAACTTGACGGCCTGCCAGAAGATGCCTTACAGGCAGCGGCCGAAGCCGCCAAGGCCGAAGACAAAACAGGTTACCTGTTCACGCTGCACTACCCTTCTTATATGCCGGTCATGCAGTATTGCGGCAACCGCAGCCTGCGCGAAACGCTGTATCGCGCTTATGTCACACGTGCCTCAGAGTTCAGCAAGCCAGAGTGGGATAACACGCACCTGATTGCCGACTTGCTCAAACTCAAGCGAGAAGAGGCGCAGTTGCTAGGCTTTAATAATTATGCCGAACTGTCGCTCGCCACAAAAATGGCCGACACCCCAACACAGGTCATTGAATTTTTAGACACGCTGGCCAAACGCGCCAAGCCTTATGCTGAAAAAGACATGGCCGAGCTCAAAGCTTATGCCGAAAAACTCGGTTTTAGCGACATGCAGTCGTGGGATGTGGCCTTTATCAGCGAGAAGTTACGTGAGGAAAAATATGCATTCTCTGACCAGGAAGTAAAACAATACTTTCCGGAAGACAAAGTACTGGCCGGGTTGTTTAAAGTAGTCGAAACCATTTTTGGTGTGCAAGTGCGCAAAACCGACGCGCCGCTGTGGCATAAAGATGCCAGCTTTTATGAAATCAGCGACCAGCAACGCCAGCCGATCGCCTACTTTTACCTCGACTTATACGCGCGTCATGGCAAACGTGGCGGCGCCTGGATGGACGAATGTATTACGCGCCGCAAAACAGCCAACGGTATTGAGCTGCCTGTCGCCTACCTGACCTGTAACTTCTCGGCACCGGTCGGTGACAAGCCTGCATTGTTCACGCACGACGAAGTCATCACCTTGTTCCATGAGTTTGGTCACGGCCTGCACCACATGCTGACGCAAGTAGAAGAGTACAGCGTCTCTGGCATTAAAGGCGTGGAGTGGGACGCGGTAGAACTGCCCAGCCAGTTTATGGAGAACTTCTGCTGGGAGTGTGACGTGTTGCGCCACATGACAGCGCATGTAGACAGCGGCGAGCAATTGCCGCGCGCCCTGTTCGACAAAATGGTCGCCGCCAAAAACTTTCAGGCCGGCATGCAAACCGTGCGTCAAATCGAGTTTTCACTGTTTGATATGCGCCTGCACAGCACCTTTGACCCAGCGGCTAAACAAACCGCGCTGGATGTGCTGGAACAAGTGCGCAACGAAGTGGCCGTACTGCGCCCACCAGCATGGAACCGCTTCCCAAATAGCTTTAGCCATATTTTTGCCGGCGGCTATGCGGCAGGCTATTACAGCTACAAATGGGCAGAAGTACTGTCTGCCGACGCCTACAGTTTGTTTGAAGAACTGGGTGTGCTCTCAGAAGTTGCAGGTAGCCGTTTTAAATCCGAAGTATTGGCCCAAGGCGGCGCCCGCCCGGCCATGGAGTCATTTGTCGCCTTTAGAGGTCGCGAACCCAGCCTGGATGCCTTGCTCAGACATAATGGCATGGCAAGCTAA
- a CDS encoding HPr family phosphocarrier protein, with product MAKLSLEIINKLGLHARASTKFTQTASQFKSEVWVEKNGRRVNAKSIMGVMMLAAAKGSIIDIEATGADEEQAIAALQALVNDYFGEGE from the coding sequence ATGGCAAAACTCTCACTCGAAATCATCAACAAACTCGGCTTACACGCACGCGCCTCCACCAAATTCACCCAAACTGCCAGCCAGTTTAAAAGTGAAGTCTGGGTAGAAAAAAACGGGCGTCGCGTTAACGCCAAAAGCATCATGGGCGTCATGATGCTGGCCGCAGCCAAAGGCAGCATCATTGATATCGAAGCCACAGGCGCAGATGAAGAGCAAGCAATTGCGGCGCTGCAGGCCTTGGTGAACGACTACTTTGGTGAGGGTGAATAA
- a CDS encoding PTS sugar transporter subunit IIA, which produces MIGVLIIAHGSLGPSLIDCATHVMGNRPAQLDFLEISKHDDPANVLPKAEALVKQLDSGQGVLVLSDIYGATPCNIVTRLLTPDAIEGVAGVNLPMLVRVLNYRHEGLHSCIQKALSGGRDGVVHFTKTTCHHAQ; this is translated from the coding sequence ATGATTGGTGTATTGATTATTGCGCATGGCAGCCTGGGCCCCAGCCTGATCGATTGCGCGACCCATGTGATGGGCAATCGCCCGGCACAGCTCGACTTTCTGGAAATTTCCAAGCATGACGACCCGGCTAATGTCTTGCCCAAGGCAGAGGCACTGGTCAAGCAACTCGACAGTGGCCAGGGCGTGCTGGTGTTGTCAGATATTTATGGCGCGACGCCATGCAACATCGTCACCCGCCTGCTGACACCAGATGCCATTGAAGGCGTCGCCGGGGTCAACTTACCCATGCTGGTACGCGTATTAAATTACCGTCATGAAGGCCTGCACTCCTGCATTCAAAAGGCATTAAGTGGTGGCCGCGATGGTGTTGTCCACTTTACCAAAACCACCTGTCACCACGCACAATAA
- the ptsP gene encoding phosphoenolpyruvate--protein phosphotransferase: protein MTSFSMHGVGVSSGIAIGHAHLISHALLEVVHFKIDADGVADEIARFERAVDLVKHDLEQLKAQLPKNAPAELGAFINTHLAMLSDKSLSEAPKAIIRNERCNAEWALKQQMDDIVAQFDAIEDAYLRERKQDVVQVVERVIKVLLGRDQLAASEKKLQARQERAMILVAHDVSPADAIQFKHHQFAAFITDVGGVTSHTAILARSLNIPSIVALQRARDLINDGELMIVDGAAGVVIVNPDPEVLAEYQLKQNQWQLAQQKLQRIKTTKAVTVDGVAIDLLANIEVPEDVISAKASGAVGVGLYRTEFLFMNRSEMPGEQEQFEAYKHVAEAMKGYPVTIRTLDIGADKQLNPDEVVTATNPALGLRAVRYCLAEPHIFHSQFRALLRASHYGQVKILIPMLSTLAELRQTKLLLERAKESLRKQKIPFDEQIQLGGMIEIPAAAINADAFAQELDFLSIGTNDLIQYTLAIDRADDAVAHLYNPLHPAVLRLIQMTIQAATKFEKSVSVCGEMAGDTRLTRLLVGMGMRQLSMHPSHILSVKSQILQSEENILSKQAKKILSFNDLEKIEPLIKKFNGEML, encoded by the coding sequence TTGACCAGTTTCAGCATGCACGGTGTAGGTGTTTCCAGTGGCATTGCCATTGGCCACGCACACCTGATCTCTCATGCCCTGCTGGAGGTGGTGCACTTTAAAATAGACGCCGATGGTGTTGCCGATGAAATCGCGCGCTTTGAGCGTGCGGTGGATCTGGTCAAGCATGACCTGGAGCAACTCAAGGCACAATTGCCCAAAAACGCACCTGCCGAGCTGGGTGCTTTTATCAATACGCACCTGGCCATGCTCAGTGACAAGTCGTTGTCCGAGGCACCCAAAGCGATTATTCGCAATGAACGATGCAATGCCGAATGGGCGCTCAAACAGCAAATGGATGACATCGTGGCGCAGTTTGATGCCATTGAAGACGCTTACCTGCGTGAGCGCAAGCAAGACGTCGTTCAAGTCGTCGAGCGCGTGATCAAGGTGCTGCTGGGCCGCGACCAACTCGCCGCCAGCGAAAAAAAACTGCAAGCCAGACAAGAGCGCGCCATGATTCTGGTCGCGCATGACGTTTCCCCAGCGGATGCCATCCAGTTCAAACATCATCAGTTTGCTGCGTTTATTACCGATGTCGGCGGCGTCACCTCGCACACGGCCATCCTGGCACGCAGCCTGAATATTCCGTCCATTGTTGCCTTGCAACGCGCACGCGACTTAATCAATGACGGCGAGTTGATGATTGTCGATGGTGCGGCAGGCGTTGTCATCGTCAACCCGGACCCAGAGGTGCTGGCGGAATACCAGCTCAAACAGAACCAGTGGCAGTTGGCGCAACAAAAGCTGCAACGCATCAAAACCACCAAAGCGGTGACGGTCGATGGTGTCGCCATTGATTTACTGGCCAACATTGAAGTGCCTGAAGATGTGATCAGCGCCAAAGCCTCTGGTGCAGTTGGCGTCGGTTTATACCGTACCGAGTTCCTGTTTATGAATCGCAGCGAAATGCCTGGCGAGCAAGAGCAGTTTGAGGCTTATAAACATGTCGCCGAGGCCATGAAAGGCTATCCGGTGACCATCCGCACACTGGATATCGGCGCCGACAAACAACTCAACCCGGATGAAGTCGTCACCGCGACCAACCCGGCATTAGGTTTACGCGCCGTGCGTTACTGCCTGGCCGAACCGCATATTTTTCACAGCCAGTTTCGCGCCTTGCTGCGCGCCTCGCATTATGGCCAGGTCAAAATACTGATCCCCATGCTGTCGACACTGGCAGAGTTACGCCAAACCAAGCTGTTGCTGGAGCGAGCCAAAGAATCGTTACGCAAGCAGAAAATACCGTTTGACGAGCAGATTCAACTCGGCGGCATGATAGAAATCCCGGCGGCCGCCATCAATGCCGATGCCTTCGCGCAAGAGCTGGACTTTTTATCCATTGGCACTAATGATTTAATCCAGTATACGCTGGCAATTGACCGTGCCGATGACGCCGTGGCGCACTTATATAACCCACTGCACCCGGCAGTGTTGCGGCTGATTCAAATGACGATCCAAGCCGCCACCAAGTTTGAAAAATCCGTCTCGGTGTGTGGCGAAATGGCGGGCGACACCCGGCTCACCCGCTTGCTGGTTGGCATGGGCATGCGTCAATTATCCATGCACCCTTCGCACATTTTGAGTGTTAAATCGCAAATCTTGCAGAGCGAAGAAAACATTCTGTCTAAACAAGCCAAAAAAATCCTGTCGTTCAATGACCTGGAAAAAATCGAGCCGCTGATTAAAAAATTTAACGGTGAAATGCTCTAA
- a CDS encoding N-acetylmuramoyl-L-alanine amidase gives MDKAKLYTLRWSAMQIARLAVDAKVDALALSQIEILSQLLEEPVPEEFRPPEPPRPSLHPEDIVTEKKRYPVGEKKLWYPEAVVRTDIKRAAQGEYPKQYPYGAIIHFTAGQYSKGLENAVSAIASSPYFFCCLSTDGTLVQANPLNQWGYHAGESAWTIAGEKRNGVSNFLVGIEITNPGRLEVHNGKHYTYWDTGHKQPIDAKKVRVIDKNRDNILAGAYLPYSKEQEATLIEFLLWAKANNPTVFEFDYVLGHDEVAGPKGIGRWRKNDPGGALSMTMSEFRQLLKDEYKKRYG, from the coding sequence ATGGATAAAGCAAAACTGTATACCTTGCGCTGGTCGGCCATGCAAATTGCCAGGCTGGCTGTCGATGCTAAAGTCGATGCGCTGGCATTGAGCCAGATTGAGATTCTGTCGCAACTGCTGGAAGAGCCGGTGCCTGAGGAGTTTAGGCCGCCAGAACCGCCCCGCCCCAGCTTGCACCCGGAGGACATTGTCACCGAAAAAAAGCGCTATCCGGTCGGCGAAAAAAAGCTGTGGTATCCAGAAGCCGTCGTGCGCACTGACATTAAACGTGCAGCCCAGGGCGAATACCCGAAGCAATACCCTTACGGTGCCATTATTCACTTCACGGCCGGGCAATATAGCAAAGGGCTAGAAAACGCAGTGAGCGCGATTGCCAGCAGCCCTTATTTCTTTTGCTGCCTCAGCACCGATGGCACGCTGGTGCAAGCCAATCCGCTCAATCAATGGGGCTACCACGCGGGCGAAAGCGCCTGGACCATTGCCGGTGAAAAGCGTAACGGCGTCTCTAATTTTCTAGTCGGCATTGAGATCACCAATCCGGGCCGCCTCGAAGTGCATAACGGCAAGCATTACACCTATTGGGATACCGGCCACAAGCAACCGATAGACGCCAAAAAAGTACGTGTGATTGATAAAAATCGTGACAACATTCTGGCCGGGGCTTACCTGCCCTACAGCAAAGAGCAAGAAGCGACCCTGATTGAATTTTTGCTATGGGCCAAAGCCAACAATCCAACCGTGTTTGAGTTTGACTATGTACTGGGGCACGACGAGGTGGCTGGGCCCAAAGGCATCGGCCGCTGGCGCAAGAATGACCCAGGCGGCGCATTGTCGATGACCATGTCAGAGTTCAGGCAACTGCTCAAAGACGAATATAAAAAGCGTTATGGTTAA
- the tmpT gene encoding thiopurine S-methyltransferase → MHHDFWHQRWQNQQIGFHLNAVNPFLSTHFHRLNLQAGQRVFVPLCGKTLDIHWLLAQGLQVIGSELSQLAVDALFIDLKLTPEITQVGPLMHYRAANIELFQGDFFALSQAQLGPVNAVYDRAALIALPDEMRTLYSQQLMKITGMAPQLLISFEYDQSLVPGPPFSVSKQEVSAHYEAHYQCTALATLTMTKGLKGQYPAEETAWLLSPR, encoded by the coding sequence ATGCATCACGACTTTTGGCACCAGCGCTGGCAAAACCAGCAAATTGGTTTTCACTTAAATGCAGTGAATCCTTTTTTATCAACGCACTTTCACAGGCTAAACTTGCAGGCAGGCCAACGTGTGTTTGTGCCGCTGTGTGGCAAAACGCTGGATATTCACTGGCTATTAGCGCAAGGGCTTCAGGTCATTGGGTCTGAACTCAGCCAATTAGCTGTAGACGCATTGTTTATAGACCTCAAACTAACGCCTGAGATCACGCAAGTGGGCCCGCTGATGCACTATCGTGCGGCGAATATAGAGCTATTTCAAGGTGATTTTTTCGCGCTGAGTCAGGCACAGCTTGGGCCTGTGAATGCCGTCTATGACCGTGCGGCCCTGATTGCTTTGCCAGATGAAATGCGCACCCTGTACAGCCAGCAGTTAATGAAAATCACCGGTATGGCGCCTCAGCTTCTGATCAGTTTTGAATATGACCAGTCGTTAGTGCCAGGTCCGCCATTTAGCGTCAGCAAGCAAGAAGTTAGCGCCCACTATGAGGCGCATTACCAATGCACTGCGCTGGCAACGCTCACCATGACAAAAGGCCTGAAGGGGCAGTATCCAGCTGAAGAAACCGCCTGGCTACTCAGCCCGCGCTAA